A single Pseudanabaenaceae cyanobacterium SKYG29 DNA region contains:
- the pstS gene encoding phosphate ABC transporter substrate-binding protein PstS, with translation MSSRRDFILGALALTTLYGCAQRPPAETISINGAGATLPAPLYLKWFQEYNRLFPNVQVSYQPIGSVAGVKQFQAQTVDFGASDVGMTPEEMQQVARGVVMLPVTIGSIVLAYNLPGIVELKLSRATYVDLFLGKIKRWNDPLIRQDNPDLSLPDQEVFVIRRSDASGTTGIFTQHLSAISQEWRDTVGSGTAVQWVEGTIGSRGNEGVTAQVAQQVGAIGYLELTYAKQNRLPMARLQNKAGNYVMANTATVREAISTLQLPENLLGFVPDPEGANAYPIVTYSWLLLYKSYSNPAQSRALREVVNWCITEGQKFAEELGFVPLSPELVPRVQAALAQVS, from the coding sequence ATGAGTTCACGGCGTGATTTCATCCTTGGTGCTTTGGCTCTGACAACTCTGTACGGTTGCGCCCAGCGACCTCCGGCCGAGACAATATCGATTAATGGGGCAGGGGCAACCTTACCCGCTCCTCTCTACCTGAAGTGGTTTCAGGAGTATAACCGTCTGTTTCCCAATGTGCAAGTGAGCTATCAACCGATTGGCAGTGTGGCAGGGGTCAAACAGTTTCAAGCCCAGACAGTAGATTTTGGCGCTAGTGATGTGGGCATGACCCCAGAGGAAATGCAGCAAGTGGCACGGGGGGTGGTGATGTTGCCAGTCACGATCGGCAGTATTGTCCTTGCCTACAATTTGCCTGGGATTGTGGAGTTGAAACTATCGCGGGCAACCTATGTGGATTTATTTTTAGGCAAGATTAAACGGTGGAATGATCCCCTGATCCGGCAGGATAACCCAGACTTGTCGTTGCCTGACCAGGAGGTGTTTGTGATTCGCCGCTCGGATGCCAGTGGCACAACGGGGATTTTTACGCAACACTTGAGCGCTATTAGTCAGGAATGGCGGGATACAGTAGGTAGTGGGACAGCAGTACAGTGGGTGGAAGGCACGATCGGCAGTCGGGGTAATGAGGGGGTCACAGCCCAAGTAGCACAGCAGGTAGGAGCGATTGGTTACCTGGAATTGACCTATGCTAAGCAAAACAGACTACCCATGGCGCGGTTGCAAAACAAGGCGGGCAATTATGTGATGGCGAATACAGCTACAGTGCGGGAGGCTATCAGCACCCTACAGTTACCAGAAAATTTACTGGGGTTTGTGCCAGACCCAGAGGGAGCAAATGCCTATCCGATCGTGACCTATTCCTGGCTGTTACTGTACAAGAGTTATAGCAATCCTGCCCAGAGTCGTGCCCTCAGGGAAGTAGTCAACTGGTGTATTACCGAGGGACAAAAATTTGCTGAGGAGTTGGGGTTTGTGCCTCTCAGTCCCGAGTTAGTGCCCAGAGTACAAGCGGCTTTAGCCCAGGTAAGCTGA
- the pstC gene encoding phosphate ABC transporter permease subunit PstC → MKLWTKICAFGIVILLGGVVIQLLWSGRSAMWHYGWQFLLQSAWNPVRGEFGILPRLYGTIVTSLLALVMAAPVGLATALWLSVAPSGWLGAVINSGIELLAAIPSVVYGLWGIFVLIPWLTPHLQWLHRHGGWLPFFATPFPGRSLLVAALVLAVMILPTIVALSRVAISNVPGELIWGALALGATPWEVLLAVALPYSRSGIIAAILLALGRALGETMAVTMLIGNSNTLSLSWLAPADTIASLLANNFAEAGEQEIPALMYAALVLLVLSLAVNLSGELILGNGSLDRNQAD, encoded by the coding sequence ATGAAGTTGTGGACAAAAATTTGTGCCTTCGGGATTGTCATTCTGTTGGGGGGGGTGGTCATCCAACTGCTGTGGTCGGGACGGAGCGCGATGTGGCACTACGGCTGGCAGTTCCTTCTCCAGTCTGCTTGGAATCCTGTTAGGGGGGAGTTTGGTATCCTGCCCCGCCTCTATGGCACGATCGTTACTTCTCTCCTAGCATTGGTAATGGCTGCTCCCGTTGGTTTAGCTACAGCTCTTTGGCTCTCCGTTGCTCCCTCTGGTTGGTTGGGGGCTGTTATTAACAGCGGTATTGAATTGTTGGCAGCAATTCCCAGTGTGGTGTATGGACTGTGGGGCATTTTTGTATTGATTCCCTGGTTAACTCCCCACCTGCAGTGGCTACACCGCCATGGGGGCTGGTTGCCTTTTTTTGCCACTCCTTTCCCTGGACGCAGCTTACTAGTGGCAGCTTTGGTGTTGGCGGTGATGATTTTACCAACGATTGTTGCCCTCAGTCGAGTAGCTATTAGCAATGTGCCTGGGGAATTAATCTGGGGGGCGCTGGCGTTGGGGGCTACTCCCTGGGAAGTTCTCCTCGCTGTGGCTCTGCCCTACAGTCGGTCGGGCATTATAGCTGCTATTTTGCTGGCTCTAGGACGGGCACTGGGGGAAACCATGGCAGTGACAATGTTGATTGGTAATAGCAATACCCTCTCTCTGTCTTGGCTAGCGCCAGCAGACACGATCGCCTCTCTCCTTGCTAACAACTTTGCCGAAGCGGGGGAGCAGGAAATCCCTGCCCTGATGTATGCCGCGCTGGTGCTCCTGGTACTTTCCTTGGCTGTCAACCTGAGTGGCGAGTTAATTTTGGGCAATGGCAGTCTCGATAGGAATCAGGCGGACTAA